The following are from one region of the Nymphalis io chromosome 21, ilAglIoxx1.1, whole genome shotgun sequence genome:
- the LOC126776871 gene encoding uncharacterized protein LOC126776871: MDCKHCSEIVRPEEMIRCTACQSMYHYSCVGINESDFKKILPMNKAKWKCPVCKISKKNNISPKLNMISDKINTNQAQIIDIKSLIAHFDERFNSLHYTMESFKSFITDEFKKLSESVTFWSTKINTIESSINSVVDRMNDLDKEVTKIENYETELVELKLKLRELSENTNRNEQWVRRSNIQINGIPQNKGENLVHIIKTLAEKSGYPINFNTDVDFVTRVAVRNDSSENKSRPIILKMQARYKKDDFLSSLRKLKNLKACDIGFSGRNNPIYINDHLSTYNKALLNEARRKCKEKSYLFCWVRNCTYGS; this comes from the coding sequence atggATTGTAAACATTGTTCAGAGATCGTAAGACCAGAAGAAATGATTAGATGTACGGCTTGTCAAAGTATGTATCATTACTCATGTGTTGGTATAAATGAAAGCGACTTTAAAAAGATTCTGCCTATGAATAAAGCTAAATGGAAATGTCCAGTTTGCAAaatatctaagaaaaataatataagtccaaaattaaatatgatctctgataaaataaatacaaatcaagccCAAATCATAGATATTAAATCGTTGATTGCACATTTTGATGAGCGCTTCAATAGTTTGCATTACACAATGGAGTCATTCAAATCTTTTATTACTGATGAATTTAAAAAGCTCTCAGAATCTGTTACTTTTTGgtctacaaaaattaatacgatCGAGTCTTCCATTAATTCTGTTGTTGATCGAATGAATGATCTAGATAAGGAAGttactaaaatagaaaattatgaaaCAGAACTCGTGGAGTTGAAACTTAAGCTTAGAGAATTATCGGAAAACACTAACAGAAATGAACAGTGGGTGCGTCGctctaatattcaaataaatggtaTTCCACAAAATAAGGGCGAAAACTTAGTCCATATTATTAAGACCCTTGCTGAAAAAAGTGGTTAccccataaattttaataccgatGTTGATTTTGTAACAAGGGTAGCGGTAAGGAATGATTCGTCTGAAAATAAATCGCGtcccattattttaaaaatgcaagcacGTTACAAAAAGGATGATTTTCTTTCATCGTTAAGGAAGTTAAAAAATCTGAAAGCATGCGACATTGGTTTTTCAGGCAGAAATAAtcctatttacataaatgaccACCTGTCCACTTACAACAAGGCTCTTTTGAATGAAGCTCGACGAAAATGCAAAGAGAAAAGTTACTTATTCTGCTGGGTTCGAAATTGCACTTATGGTTCGTAA
- the LOC126776879 gene encoding ommochrome-binding protein-like codes for MMIVVILLFFISTASSEEVGTVCNSCIKVNTTCYNVTYLFDIEAPFRNRIVINKLGILRSTNTLYFSFEPRIEDQEYNKVGFINLDNPVNISVISGEKQIMNFGTFDLDQDNGLVYLGGSDGIYVLDTKVNRVAPYSSRGDLIVSLFYKSHVYFIRYGEFKIIKKKGDNFDIIFEMMQVKNFVSNKYDVSVLLCGYGLFASKKDEMVWLSKNSYFRGLTIDLDNTIYAWWIDGIYKVIIEPKLADSRIVRVAHIPSIGALTFDNDNNFLFTVEKSLFRLIEMANTTIC; via the exons ATG ATGATCGTTGTAATACTGCTCTTCTTCATCTCAACCGCCAGCTCTGAAGAAGTTGGTACCGTTTGCAATTCGTGTATCAAAGTGAATACAACTTGCTACAATGTTACCTATCTGTTTGACATCGAAGCTCCATTCAGGAACCGAATTGTCATCAACAAACTTGGTATCCTCCGATCAACGAACACCCTTTACTTCAGCTTCGAACCTAGAATCGAAGACCAAGAATATAACAAGGTCGGATTTATTAATTTGGATAATCCTGTTAATATAAGCGTCATATCAGGtgaaaaacaaattatgaaCTTTGGGACATTTGATTTAGATCAAGATAATGGATTGGTATATTTAGGAGGCAGCGACGGAATCTACGTTTTGGATACGAAAGTGAACAGAGTAGCACCGTACAGTTCTAGAGGTGATTTAATTGTAAGCTTATTCTATAAAAGTCACGTATATTTTATAAGGTATGGTgaatttaagattattaaaaagaaaggagataattttgatattatattcgaAATGATGCAAGTTAAGAATTTTGTTTCCAATAAATATGACGtgtcggtattgttgtgtggtTATGGCCTGTTTGCGAGCAAGAAAGACGAAATGGTATGGCTCTcgaaaaattcatattttagagGATTAACAATTGATTTAGATAATACAATCTACGCTTGGTGGATAGACGGTATATACAAAGTGATAATCGAACCGAAATTAGCTGATTCTAGAATTGTAAGAGTAGCACACATTCCTTCTATTGGCGCACTGACGTTTgacaatgataataattttctttttacagttgaaaaaagtttatttagattaattgaAATGGCTAACACAACAATTTGttga